One genomic window of Solanum dulcamara chromosome 10, daSolDulc1.2, whole genome shotgun sequence includes the following:
- the LOC129871348 gene encoding guanine nucleotide-binding protein subunit gamma 4 — MGKGKRLTKTLLFECLIILIIVCDMIILPSSGCPTDGDGCKNCIVNHMKIDCPKCAPMMRCMAKCLWCGTSRSKCISKCDCKGTYPRLSDCKNCLSQCKCSCSSV, encoded by the coding sequence ATGGGAAAGGGAAAGAGGCTAACAAAGACATTACTCTTTGAGTGTCTGATAATTCTAATAATAGTGTGTGACATGATCATTTTGCCTAGTTCAGGTTGTCCTACAGATGGTGATGGATGCAAAAATTGCATTGTAAATCACATGAAAATCGACTGTCCAAAATGCGCGCCTATGATGCGTTGCATGGCCAAGTGTTTGTGGTGTGGAACATCGCGTTCCAAATGCATAAGCAAGTGTGATTGCAAAGGTACCTACCCAAGGCTTTCAGATTGCAAGAATTGTTTGTCACAATGCAAATGTAGTTGCAGCTCTGTGTAA
- the LOC129871467 gene encoding rho GDP-dissociation inhibitor 1-like, whose translation MGFDDKNKEGKEESAPVCEAKKGGIADSDSEIEHEVHENKVSRQMSESSMYTTEDEEEDENTNKIELGPQCTLKEQFEKDKDDESLRRWKEQLLGSVDINAVGESLDPEVKILSLEIKSPGRAVIVLPIPEDGKPKSPWFVLKEGSKYHLKFTFQVNNNIVTGLKYTNTVWKTGIKVDSMKEMIGAFSPQTEPYTHEMPEETTPSGIFARGSYSARTKFLDDDNKCYLEINYTFDIKKEWQAI comes from the exons ATGGGTTTTGATGACAAAAATAAGGAGGGTAAAGAGGAATCAGCCCCTGTTTGTGAGGCAAAGAAAGGTGGAATTGCTGATTCTGATTCTGAGATTGAACATGAGGTTCATGAGAATAAAGTTAGCAGACAGATGAGTGAAAGTTCAATGTATACTACTGAGGATGAAGAGGAAGATGAAAATACTAATAAGATTGAGTTGGGTCCTCAATGTACTCTCAAAGAACAATTTGAGAAAGATAAG GATGATGAGAGTTTGAGAAGATGGAAGGAGCAGCTTCTTGGAAGTGTGGACATTAATGCTGTTGGAG AGTCACTCGATCCAGAAGTGAAGATCTTGAGCCTTGAAATTAAGTCCCCGGGTAGAGCTGTTATTGTTCTCCCAATCCCAGAGGATGGAAAACCCAAAAGTCCATGGTTTGTCCTGAAAGAAGGGAGTAAATACCACCTGAAATTCACGTTCCAGGTCAACAACAATATAGTGACAGGTCTCAAATACACAAACACAGTTTGGAAAACTGGTATCAAAG TGGACAGCATGAAAGAAATGATCGGGGCCTTTAGTCCTCAAACTGAGCCGTATACACATGAGATGCCAGAAGAGACTACCCCGTCTGGCATTTTCGCAAGAGGATCTTACTCAGCTAGGACAAAG TTCCTTGATGATGATAACAAGTGCTATTTGGAGATCAACTACACATTTGATATTAAGAAGGAATGGCAGGCAATATGA
- the LOC129869962 gene encoding cysteine proteinase inhibitor 1-like, with the protein MSIKFNPILGTLLVLVSTVLLHVSEALGGRKEVNGDDWDTIPDLQDLKVVEIGKFAIDEHNKEAKTKLEFQNLDWGLRKVDKEIINYRLVIMAKDVDKPHYYK; encoded by the coding sequence atgTCTATCAAATTCAATCCCATCCTTGGCACTCTCTTAGTGTTGGTTTCCACCGTTCTCCTCCATGTCTCCGAGGCACTAGGCGGCCGGAAAGAAGTTAACGGAGATGATTGGGATACCATACCAGACCTACAAGACCTTAAAGTGGTGGAGATAGGAAAATTCGCGATTGATGAGCATAATAAAGAGGCCAAAACAAAATTAGAGTTTCAGAACTTAGATTGGGGATTAAGGAAAGTTGATAAGGAAATTATAAATTATCGACTGGTCATCATGGCTAAGGACGTTGATAAGCCACATTATTATAAGTAG
- the LOC129869963 gene encoding cysteine proteinase inhibitor 1-like gives MAIKFNPILVTLFVVATTILLHVSDARRIRREALAGDWKPITNITEEVTEIGQFAVDEHNKEAKTTLKFQKVIKGETQVVEGINYRLVIAAKDGDLTHNYLAVVWEKPGEKSRSLTSFKQLLEAKNKNVFSPKFH, from the coding sequence atggcTATCAAATTCAATCCCATCCTTGTGACTCTCTTTGTGGTGGCTACCACCATTCTCCTCCATGTCTCGGACGCAAGACGCATCCGGAGAGAGGCTTTGGCCGGAGATTGGAAGCCCATAACCAATATAACGGAGGAGGTGACAGAGATAGGACAATTTGCGGTGGATGAACACAACAAAGAGGCCAAAACAACGTTAAAGTTTCAAAAAGTAATAAAAGGAGAAACTCAAGTCGTTGAGGGAATAAATTATCGATTGGTCATCGCAGCTAAGGACGGTGATTTGACGCATAACTACTTGGCTGTGGTGTGGGAAAAGCCAGGGGAGAAATCTAGGAGCCTCACTTCCTTTAAACAATTATTAGAAGCAAAGAACAAAAATGTATTTTCACCTAAATTTCATTGA
- the LOC129870809 gene encoding cysteine proteinase inhibitor 1-like: MAIKFNPILGTLFVVVATVLLHVSDVQGYRKDAIVGGMRPITNLTDPEVVEIGKFAVDEHNKEAKTKLEFQKIIKGESQVVAGTNYRLVITAKDGDSPHNYLAEVWDKPWEKFRNLTSFVECSLENGEQKCMFT, encoded by the coding sequence atgGCCATCAAATTCAATCCCATCCTTGGAACTCTCTTTGTGGTGGTTGCCACCGTTCTCCTCCATGTCTCCGACGTACAAGGCTATCGGAAAGACGCTATCGTAGGTGGTATGAGGCCCATAACCAATTTGACTGATCCTGAAGTGGTGGAGATTGGAAAATTTGCGGTGGATGAACACAACAAAGAGGCGAAGACAAAATTAGAGTTtcagaaaataataaaaggagaAAGCCAAGTCGTTGCTGGAACAAATTATCGATTGGTCATCACCGCTAAGGACGGTGACTCGCCACATAACTACTTAGCAGAGGTGTGGGACAAGCCATGGGAGAAATTTAGGAACCTTACTTCCTTTGTAGAATGTAGCCTAGAAAATGGAGAACAAAAATGTATGtttacttaa
- the LOC129870450 gene encoding inositol monophosphatase 1, producing MAQNGSLEEFLAVAVDAAKRAGEIICKGFHETKHVVHKGQVDLVTETDKACEDLIFNHLKQHFPGHKFIGEETVAATGDFELTDEPTWIVDPVDGTTNFVHGFPSVCVSIGLTIGKIPTVGVVYDPIIDELFTGIDGKGAFLNGKSIKVSSQSELVKSLLGTEVGTTRDNLTVEATTRRINNLLFKVRSLRMCGSCALDLCWVACGRLELFYLVGFGGPWDVAGGAVIVKEAGGVLFDPSGSEFDITAQRVAATNPHLKEAFIAALQQSE from the exons atggctcaaaatG gTTCACTAGAAGAATTCTTGGCTGTTGCAGTTGATGCAGCTAAACGAGCTGGAGAG ATAATCTGCAAAGGATTTCACGAGACTAAGCATGTGGTGCACAAAGGCcag GTGGATTTGGTCACAGAGACCGACAAGGCATGTGAAGATCTCATATTCAATCATCTCAAGCAACATTTTCCGGGTCACAAG TTCATAGGTGAAGAAACAGTTGCTGCTACTGGGGATTTCGAGTTAACTGATGAACCGACTTGGATAGTTGATCCGGTTGATGGCACAACTAATTTTGTGCATGG GTTTCCTTCTGTCTGTGTCTCTATTGGTCTCACAATTGGGAAGATTCCAACAGTTGGCGTTGTTTATGACCCAATTATCGATGAG CTATTCACTGGAATTGATGGGAAAGGTGCGTTTCTTAATGGGAAATCTATCAAAG TATCTTCACAGTCCGAACTTGTAAAGTCCCTCCTTGGCACAGAG GTTGGAACTACGAGGGATAACTTAACTGTAGAAGCCACAACAAGGAGAATCAATAACCTGCTTTTCAAG GTTAGATCCCTCCGAATGTGTGGTTCATGTGCACTTGATCTCTGTTGGGTGGCATGTGGAAGGCTTGAACTCTTCTATTTAGTTGGATTCGGAGGCCCTTG GGACGTGGCTGGTGGCGCTGTAATAGTGAAGGAAGCTGGAGGCGTCCTGTTTGATCC ATCTGGTTCGGAATTTGACATCACAGCTCAACGTGTAGCTGCTACAAACCCTCATCTCAAGGAAGCGTTTATCGCAGCCCTGCAGCAATCCGAATGA